From a single Kitasatospora sp. NBC_00458 genomic region:
- a CDS encoding SDR family NAD(P)-dependent oxidoreductase, whose protein sequence is MTENSGTRNNGDHTPGTDGEFAGKTVLITGGTSGMGLATARRLLASGAEVVITGRSEERLRRAETALGAGDRVLAVRADSAAPADLARLADRVGERHGRLDGVFANAGVGVFELPAEVTEKSFDHTVDVNFKGVFFTVQHALPLLEAAGGGSVVLNASWTLHRGLPNAPVYAATKAAVHNLARTLGSDFAGRGIRVNSVSPGYIVTEMFEEVITEQSERDAVLAQVPLGRLGEAGDIAETVAFLLSARSSYITGQDFVVDGGVVAVAGGW, encoded by the coding sequence ATGACCGAGAACAGCGGAACCAGGAACAACGGCGACCACACCCCCGGCACCGACGGCGAGTTCGCCGGAAAGACCGTGCTGATCACCGGCGGCACCAGCGGGATGGGCCTCGCCACCGCACGCCGCCTCCTCGCCTCCGGCGCCGAGGTGGTCATCACCGGCCGCTCCGAGGAGCGGCTGCGCCGCGCCGAGACCGCGCTCGGCGCCGGCGACCGGGTGCTCGCCGTGCGCGCCGACTCGGCGGCGCCGGCCGACCTCGCCCGCCTCGCCGACCGGGTGGGGGAGCGGCACGGACGCCTCGACGGGGTGTTCGCCAACGCCGGGGTCGGCGTCTTCGAGCTGCCGGCCGAGGTGACCGAGAAGTCCTTCGACCACACCGTGGACGTCAACTTCAAGGGCGTCTTCTTCACCGTCCAGCACGCCCTGCCGCTGCTGGAGGCCGCCGGCGGCGGGTCCGTCGTCCTCAACGCCTCCTGGACGCTCCACCGCGGCCTGCCCAACGCCCCGGTCTACGCGGCGACCAAGGCGGCCGTCCACAACCTGGCCCGCACCCTGGGCAGCGACTTCGCCGGGCGCGGCATCCGGGTCAACTCGGTGAGCCCGGGATACATCGTCACCGAGATGTTCGAGGAGGTCATCACCGAGCAGTCCGAGCGGGACGCCGTGCTGGCCCAGGTGCCGCTGGGCAGGCTGGGCGAGGCCGGGGACATCGCGGAGACGGTGGCCTTCCTGCTCTCGGCGCGCTCCTCCTACATCACCGGGCAGGACTTCGTGGTGGACGGCGGCGTGGTGGCGGTCGCGGGCGGCTGGTGA
- a CDS encoding helix-turn-helix transcriptional regulator, producing the protein MSSTAISLNEFLRTRRSRLRPEDVGLPDFGGRRRVSGLRREELAQLAGVSVDYYTRLEQGRVGNPSDAVLDAVARALRLDDEEARHLHRLARTRPGGGRPGGAPAARASAARAAAAPQRVRPTLARLLDAMIDVPAVVMGRRMDILAWNRPAVALLGDYGALDPAERNIARITYLDPASRELYEDWAGCARENAAFLHLEAGRRPDDPKLIELIGELSMRSAEFRHWWAEHPVRDKTSGLKGFRHPLVGRMELVYETLRPADDPDQALVTYTAEPGSPSDDALRMLIAWDADQVRQTTEPRAAGNATRPRA; encoded by the coding sequence ATGAGCAGCACAGCGATCAGCCTCAACGAGTTCCTGCGGACCCGTCGCTCCAGGCTCCGGCCCGAGGACGTCGGCCTGCCGGACTTCGGCGGCCGACGCCGGGTGTCCGGGCTGCGCCGCGAGGAGCTCGCCCAGCTCGCGGGGGTGAGCGTCGACTACTACACCCGGCTCGAACAGGGCCGGGTCGGCAACCCCTCGGACGCCGTGCTCGACGCCGTCGCCCGGGCCCTCCGCCTCGACGACGAGGAGGCCCGCCACCTGCACCGCCTCGCCCGCACCAGGCCGGGCGGCGGACGCCCCGGCGGCGCCCCGGCGGCCCGGGCCTCGGCGGCCCGCGCCGCCGCGGCCCCGCAGCGGGTCCGGCCCACGCTCGCCCGGCTGCTCGACGCGATGATCGACGTCCCGGCCGTCGTGATGGGGCGCCGCATGGACATCCTGGCCTGGAACCGGCCCGCCGTCGCCCTGCTCGGCGACTACGGCGCACTCGACCCGGCCGAGCGGAACATCGCCCGCATCACCTACCTCGATCCCGCCTCCCGCGAGCTCTACGAGGACTGGGCCGGCTGCGCGCGGGAGAACGCGGCCTTCCTGCACCTGGAGGCCGGACGCCGGCCCGACGACCCCAAGCTCATCGAGCTGATCGGCGAACTGTCCATGCGCAGCGCGGAGTTCCGCCACTGGTGGGCGGAGCACCCGGTGCGGGACAAGACCTCCGGACTGAAGGGCTTCCGCCACCCGCTGGTGGGCCGGATGGAGCTGGTCTACGAGACGCTGCGCCCGGCGGACGACCCGGACCAGGCGCTGGTGACCTACACGGCCGAGCCGGGCAGCCCGTCCGACGACGCGCTGCGGATGCTGATCGCCTGGGACGCCGACCAGGTGCGGCAGACCACCGAGCCGCGTGCCGCCGGGAACGCCACGCGTCCGCGGGCCTGA